CTTTTTTAAAAATCCGATTCCAACTTCACAAATCTCACATAACACGCCACATTTTCTCTTTGCTCCACGCCACCCAGAACGCTTTTTAGAAGTCGAACAAACACTAAATGTAATTTTAAAGGAAAATCATCTTCCACCTTTAATCAAAACTTCAACAAAAGGCATACAAAACGCGCTTGATGCGCCCTTTATTTTGCTAGATTCTTTGGGGGAGCTTAACAATATCTATGCAATAGCAGATCTTGTGATTTTAGGCGGAAGCTTCTTGCAAGGCATCGGCGGACACAATCCTATTGAACCAGCCTATTTTCATACAAAATTAATCAGTGGTCCTTATATTTTCAATCAACAAGCACTCTTTGTAAGTATCAAAAATTGTGCCATTTGCGAGATAGAATCGCTTGCTGAAATTTTAAAAACCCCATTAGAAAACTCTTGCATTACACAAAAACTAAACCTTACAAAAATTATTCAAACACTAAAGGATTCCTAATGAAACCCAACAAATTCAAAAAAACACTAAAAAATCAAAAAAAAGATTCCAACTTTTCCAAAAAGCCCTTAAAAAATAAACCACCAAAAAGCAACTTTGCACCACAAACCCCACCAAAACTTCCTAAAAATGCGCAAAAAGCCTATAAACTTCTAGCTTTGCAAGAAAATATTTCCAATAACGAAGCCAAAGCCCTAATTGACAGAGGCTTAGTAAATGTTAAGGGCAAAAAGATCTTAATTGCACGAGGACTTCTTGCTCCAAACACACGCTTTAACATTCAACAAATCCAAACAATTAAAGAGATTTTTTGCAATGAAAACATCTTAGCTCTTGAAAAACCCGCTTTTTTAACGAGTGAAGAAATTGTTAAAAGCTATCCACAATGGACACTTTTACACCGCCTTGATAAAGAAACAAGCGGAATCTTATTACTTGTAAAAGAAAATAGCTCATTTCATCTTAAAGCAAAAGAAGCTTTTAAACAGCTCCAAGTCCTAAAGCAATACACCGCTATTGTAGAAGGAATCTTGGATGAAGAATGCGAAATCACAGCTCCTCTAATTATTAAAAAAGGCAAAAGCGCAAAGGTAAGTATTAGCAAAACAAATGAAGGGCAAAAGGCAATCACACATATAACTCCCCTTGAAATTTTCGGCAAAAAAACAAAATTAGACATAGAAATAAAAACAGGCAAAACCCATCAAATCCGCGCCCATCTAGCTCATATTAAGCACCCAATTATTGGCGACACTCTCTATGGAGCAAAACCTGCAAATCGCATTTTGCTCCACGCACGCCATATCGCTTTATTAGGCTATAACTTCACTTCTAATGAACCAAAAGAATTTATCTTTAAAGATAATCTCTAAGAATCCTTTTTGGATTCCGCATTTTCATCTTCTGTAATCCCTAAAGTGCGCGCTGCAAATCCCAAACTCATTCCTTGCACCAACACAGAAATAAACACCATAAAAAACACTACATTAAAGATAAGTTGAGCCTGCTCTAAATGATACACAAAAGGGTAAGTCGCTAAAATAATAGGCACGGCTCCACGCAAACCAACCCAAGAGATAAAGACTTTTTCTCTATTATCATAACGACTCTTTGCAAGTGAGATAAAGACACCCAAAGGGCGCGCAACAAACATTAGCACAAACACCAATGCTAATGCCTGCAAGGCAACATCTGGAAGTTGTGATGGAAATACAAGCAATCCAAGCACTAAAAATACTACAATTTGCATCATCCACGCAACAGCATCGTGAAATGCAATAATATGCGATTTATAAGGAAAAGCAAAACGATTCGTCATAATCCCAGCAATATAAATACTTAAATATCCATTACCACCAAGCAAGGCAGATAATCCAAATACCATAAACAACCAAGCAACACTAATAAGGGGATAAAGACCTGGTTGTGAAATATTAACTTTTGCACAAATCTTTGGAAACACATACCCACACAAAAGCCCAAGCGCACCGCCAATAGCAAACTGCCCTACAAATTGCACAAGCCATTCCCATATATTTGAGTTTCCCTGCATTACGATAAGCTGCAACACTGTAATGGTTAAAAATATCGCCATAGGATCGTTGCTTCCAGATTCCAATTCCAAAAGTGGTTTAATATTATTTTTTAATTGTATTTTTTGAGAACGAAGCACCATAAAAACAGCTGCTGCATCAGTGGATGATACAATAGAGCCAAGCAATAATGCCTCTAAAAATGTTACATCCCACATTAGATAAAAAAACAAAGCAAGAATAATAGCAGTCATCAAAACACCAAGTGTAGCCAACATAACACCACTAACAACTACAGGTTTAATCTGATCCCAATATGTATCAAGCCCACCACTATACAAGATAAAAATCAATGCGATAGAGCCAACGGCTTGTGCTAAAAGTGTATTATCAAAGTTAATCCCAACAATTCCATCGCTCCCTAAAAGCATTCCTAAAATAAGAAAAATTAATAATAAGGGTAATCCAATTTTTTCTGAAATCTTACTTGCATACACGCTAGCAAACAAAATCACACCAATAACAACAATATACACATTTAAATTATTAATAATTTCTAGCATACTCATCCTTTAAATCTTCACGCGCGATTGCAAAGCTCGGATAATAGAAAGTTGATCAACATTCTCCAAACTAACTCCCGTTGGAATACCTTGCGCAATTTTGGTAAAACGCAATCCAAAATTCTCCAATTTATCCTCCAAATACAGCATTATACTATCGCTTCCAAGCGATGGACTGAAGGCAAAAATAATTTCTGTGATACCAAATTTTGTAACACTCCGTTCTAATTGTTCCAAATTAAGCTTATCAAGGCTATCTAGCACGAAATATTTACCAAAAAACTCTCCACTTTCTTCTAACAAAAAAATCTCTCTAGGATTTGCAACAATGCAAAGCTCTCCATTATTGCGTGTAGCATCTAAACAAATCTCACAAACCGCTTGATTTGTGATCCCTCCACATTCCTCGCAAGTGCGTAATTCTTGGACACAGCATTCTATATTATGCGCAACTTGCAATGCACTAAACTTGTCTTCAAATGCTAAAAAATATGCTAAACGCATTGCAGACTTTCTCCCAACACTTGGAATTCTCTCTAGTGATTCTACAAGTTTTGCAAAACTCTCAGGATAAGATTTCATAGGCCTACCACCATATTTTAATGAAAAATAATTATAAATAAGTTTGGTTTAAGAATTCATAAATCATATTTTTATGAAATTAAACTTTCCAAAAATACAAAATTTAACCACTTATAAAACTTTATTACACTAAAATTTAAAATTCTATTTTGCAATTTTAGGAGTTGTTTTGGAAGAGTTTGACTACTATGAAGTTTTAGAAGTTGAGCGTACAGCAAGCGGAGATGAAGTTAAAAAAGCTTATCGTAAAATGGCACTCAAATATCATCCTGATAGAAATCCTGATGATAAAAATGCTGAAGAAATGTTTAAAAAAATCAATGAAGCTTACCAAGTTTTAAGCGATAAAGAAAAACGCCAAATTTACGACACTTATGGCAAAAAAGGCTTAGAATCTAGTGGCTTTGGCTTTAACGATATGGAAGGAAGCATTTTTGATATTTTCAACTCTGTTTTTGGCGGTGGATTTAGTGGATTTAGTGGATCTTCAAGGCGTAGAAGCAATGAAAAATATCCACGCGATTTAGCAATAGAACTTGAACTTAGCTTTGAAGAAGCTGTTTTTGGATGCAAAAAAGAAATTGAAATCACTTACAAAAATGCGTGTTTAGCCTGCAAAGGGAGCGGTGCAAAAGATGGTAAGGTTACCACTTGTAGTGCCTGCAAGGGAAGCGGTAGAGAAACCTTCTCTCAAGGCTTTATGACTTTTGCACAAACTTGCTCTAAATGCCACGGAAGTGGACAGATGGTAGCTGAAAAGTGCGACAAATGTTCTGGAAAAGGATTTCAACAAGAAAAAGAAAAGTTTGAAGTTAAAATCCCTGAAGGTGTAGATAGTAACAATCAAATTCGCGTACAAGGGCGTGGAAATAAAATGCCAGATGGCACACGCGGAGATTTATATGTAGAAATTTTTGCTAAAGAAGATGCGCATTTTATCCGCCACCACAACGATATCTACCTTGAAGTGCCTGTGTTTTTTACTCTTGTTATGCTTGGAGGTAATATTAAGATTCCAGCACTCACAAAAGAATTAGAACTTAAAATCCCAATTGGAGTTAAGGATAAACAACAATTTGTATTCTATGGAGAAGGGGTTAAAAGTGTCAATAGCGGGAAAAAAGGTAATTTTATTGCCGTTATTAATATCATTTACCCGGAAAAATTAGATGAAAATCAACGCAATCTCCTTACACAACTTCACGAATCTTTTGGCTATGAATATTCTAAGCCAATCTCCTGCCATGAAGGCTTAATGGATAAAATCAAAAACTGGTTTAAATAATGCAATATACTGGAATCCAAAATTCCCCCTTAGGGGAGATTCTAGTAGTTGATGATGGGAAGGCAATTTTAGAAGTACGCTTTCTAGATTTTACACTTAGTCCCCACAATAAAAATTTCTCTATCAAAACCCAATTTAAGAAAAGTGCTTTTTTGCAATCCAATTTAGCCAAAGAATCCTGCAAGCAAAGCTCTTTAACACTTACCGCTTTTTCACAGATTGAAGAATATTTCGCCCAAAAACGCAAAGTTTTTACCTTGCCACTTAATCCAAAGGGAACAGCATTTCAAAAAAGTGTTTGGGAGATTTTACGCACCATTCCCTATGGGGAAATCTTAAGTTATGGGGAAGTTGCAAAAAGATTAAATAAACCAAACTCAGCACGCGCCATAGGCGGTGCAAATCACAACAATCCCATTGCGATTTTTATTCCTTGCCACAGAGTGATTAACGCTAATGGTTCAATCAATGGCTATGCAAGTGGAATCCAAAAGAAAATAGAATTACTAAAGCTAGAAGGATACACGCCCAAAAAGGGCTTGAGGAAATTATAAAATAGCGTATTTAATAGAAATGCACGCTTCTAGACTGGCAAGCTCATCAAGCACGCTTTGAGAGATTGCATCATCAACAATAATTAACGCTAATGCTTCCTTACCATAACGCCCTAAACGAAAATCTGCAATATTAATATTATGCTTTGCCAAAGTCGTTCCTACAAATCCAATAACACCGGGAGTATCATCATTTCTAAAAAGAATCATTTTGCCCTTTGGTTCAATATCAAGAGCAAAATTATTAATATTAACAATTTTTGGCGTATTTTCATTAAATACTGTTCCGCTTACACTAAATTTACCTTCTTGTGTAAGGAGTGTTAGTTTAATTTGATTTTTGTAAATTCCTTGAGATTCTTTGCCTTCTAATTTTACTTCAATCCCTCTCTCTTGTGCTACATAAGGTGCATTGACATAATTTACCTTATCACCAACTGTCGCATTTAAGATTCCAACAAGAGCGAAAGTAGAAAGCGAAGCAAGATATTTCTTAATCTCTCCTTCTGCTTCTAGAGTAATAGAACGCACCTCATCTTTATTAACTTGAATGGCAAAAAATGCCATTTTTTGCACAAGTTCCAAATAAGCCTTCATAAAATTTGGCAACTCATTTTCTTTAATTGGTAAATTTAGTGCATTAGGGAAGCTTGAACCTCTTGCTGCTTCAAGCGCTGCTTGCGCTGCTTGAATTGCAATCTTCTCTTGAGATTCCAATGTATTGGCTCCAATATGAGGTGTAACATAAATATTTTTTAAATCTAAAAGTTTATTGCTAGTTCCCGGCTCTTTTGTAAAAACATCAATCCCAGCCCATCTAACCTTTCCAGATTCTAACGCCGCATACAACGCATCTTCATTATATAATCCACCACGCGCACAATTAATCAAAATCACGCCATCTTTCATTTTCGCAATCTGTGGCGTATCAATCATATTAATAGTTTCTTTATTTTTTGGCGTGTGGATTGTAATAATATCACAGCTTAAAATCTCATCAAAATTTCTTGTATATGCAATGCCAACATCAGTAGCTTTAGCAGGATTTATATAAGGATCATAAGCAATAACTTCCATTTCAAAAGCTTTCATACGCTTTCCAACACGACTTCCGATATTTCCAAATCCAATAATCCCTAGCTTCTTATCTTTAAGTTCTGTTCCATACCAGTCTTCGCGCTTCCATTTTCTTTCTACTTTTAGCTGTGCATTTGCATCTGGAAAATTACGAATCGCACTTAAGATATGTGCGCAAGTTAGCTCCACAGCAGCAATGGTATTTGCCGTTGGCACATTCATCACAACAACACCTTTTTTACTAGAACCTTCAATATCTACATTATCCACACCAACGCCAGCACGCACAACAGCACGCAATTTAGATGCAGAATCCAAAAAACTAGTATCCACATCTGTGGAGCTTCTAGTAATTGCAACATCTGCTTTATGCAACTCCTTTTTTAACGCATCTTTTGGTAAATCTGCCAAATTTAGCATTGTTACTTCAGAATCTTTCTCTAATAAATCCAAACCACTCTTGTGGATATGATCACAAACAATAATTGTATATTTTGACATAAACTCCTCCGTTAAGCTTTAGATAAAGTGTAATTAATTGCGTAGTGTTTAAGTTTCTCCAAAACGCTACGCAAATAATTTTCATCTTCAATGGCAACAACCAACCAAATATTTTCACCAATTTTATAGTAAGAATACTCAATATTATGCGCCCCAAACACTTGATTAATGCAAAAAAACTGATAATCATTAATCACACCAACAGAAACCCTAAATACTTCTTTTGTATTATTTTTAGCATTATTTGCATAGAGAAGCTTAACTTGCAATTCAGAAGCAGGGTAAATAAACTCTCTCTCATTTTGCCCAGATAGGCGATCTAGCCAATCTGGCAAAGCGATATGATCTAAATCACTGGGTTTTGCAAGCTCATAAGGGCTAATCTCTGGAAGCTCATAAATATTCATTGCACCAATATAATTACGAATTAGCACAAACAGCAATATGCAAGTAAAGATTGAAAAAATGCCAATCAACAATCTTATTTGCATATTTAAGCCTTAATTTTAAGAGATTTGATCCTTAATAATATCACCCAAAGTCATTTTATCGCTTGCATTATCATTGAAGCTTTTAAGATTTGCTTTTTCTTTTTGTCTCTCTAAACGGCGAACAGATACACGGATTCTATTATTCTGCGCATCAATGAGAGAAATCACGCCATTTATTTTATCACCAATTTTGATTTCTTCTTTTTTAAGTGGTGGCAAATCTTCATTACGAATTAATGCGTCCATCTCATCATCAATTTTAATAAACACGCCAAAATCTTTCACATCTCTAACAGTTCCAATTACAGCATCATCTATGGAATATTTTTTAGCAAACTCATCTACAGGAGATGCAATCAACCCCTTACGTGTTAAAGAAACGCGCTCTTTTTGGCGATCAATCTTAGCAATTTTCACCTCAACGCTTTCACCAATTTT
The Helicobacter winghamensis ATCC BAA-430 DNA segment above includes these coding regions:
- a CDS encoding RluA family pseudouridine synthase; the protein is MKPNKFKKTLKNQKKDSNFSKKPLKNKPPKSNFAPQTPPKLPKNAQKAYKLLALQENISNNEAKALIDRGLVNVKGKKILIARGLLAPNTRFNIQQIQTIKEIFCNENILALEKPAFLTSEEIVKSYPQWTLLHRLDKETSGILLLVKENSSFHLKAKEAFKQLQVLKQYTAIVEGILDEECEITAPLIIKKGKSAKVSISKTNEGQKAITHITPLEIFGKKTKLDIEIKTGKTHQIRAHLAHIKHPIIGDTLYGAKPANRILLHARHIALLGYNFTSNEPKEFIFKDNL
- a CDS encoding potassium/proton antiporter, with the translated sequence MLEIINNLNVYIVVIGVILFASVYASKISEKIGLPLLLIFLILGMLLGSDGIVGINFDNTLLAQAVGSIALIFILYSGGLDTYWDQIKPVVVSGVMLATLGVLMTAIILALFFYLMWDVTFLEALLLGSIVSSTDAAAVFMVLRSQKIQLKNNIKPLLELESGSNDPMAIFLTITVLQLIVMQGNSNIWEWLVQFVGQFAIGGALGLLCGYVFPKICAKVNISQPGLYPLISVAWLFMVFGLSALLGGNGYLSIYIAGIMTNRFAFPYKSHIIAFHDAVAWMMQIVVFLVLGLLVFPSQLPDVALQALALVFVLMFVARPLGVFISLAKSRYDNREKVFISWVGLRGAVPIILATYPFVYHLEQAQLIFNVVFFMVFISVLVQGMSLGFAARTLGITEDENAESKKDS
- the recR gene encoding recombination mediator RecR, translated to MKSYPESFAKLVESLERIPSVGRKSAMRLAYFLAFEDKFSALQVAHNIECCVQELRTCEECGGITNQAVCEICLDATRNNGELCIVANPREIFLLEESGEFFGKYFVLDSLDKLNLEQLERSVTKFGITEIIFAFSPSLGSDSIMLYLEDKLENFGLRFTKIAQGIPTGVSLENVDQLSIIRALQSRVKI
- the dnaJ gene encoding molecular chaperone DnaJ; this translates as MEEFDYYEVLEVERTASGDEVKKAYRKMALKYHPDRNPDDKNAEEMFKKINEAYQVLSDKEKRQIYDTYGKKGLESSGFGFNDMEGSIFDIFNSVFGGGFSGFSGSSRRRSNEKYPRDLAIELELSFEEAVFGCKKEIEITYKNACLACKGSGAKDGKVTTCSACKGSGRETFSQGFMTFAQTCSKCHGSGQMVAEKCDKCSGKGFQQEKEKFEVKIPEGVDSNNQIRVQGRGNKMPDGTRGDLYVEIFAKEDAHFIRHHNDIYLEVPVFFTLVMLGGNIKIPALTKELELKIPIGVKDKQQFVFYGEGVKSVNSGKKGNFIAVINIIYPEKLDENQRNLLTQLHESFGYEYSKPISCHEGLMDKIKNWFK
- a CDS encoding methylated-DNA--[protein]-cysteine S-methyltransferase, which codes for MQYTGIQNSPLGEILVVDDGKAILEVRFLDFTLSPHNKNFSIKTQFKKSAFLQSNLAKESCKQSSLTLTAFSQIEEYFAQKRKVFTLPLNPKGTAFQKSVWEILRTIPYGEILSYGEVAKRLNKPNSARAIGGANHNNPIAIFIPCHRVINANGSINGYASGIQKKIELLKLEGYTPKKGLRKL
- the serA gene encoding phosphoglycerate dehydrogenase, yielding MSKYTIIVCDHIHKSGLDLLEKDSEVTMLNLADLPKDALKKELHKADVAITRSSTDVDTSFLDSASKLRAVVRAGVGVDNVDIEGSSKKGVVVMNVPTANTIAAVELTCAHILSAIRNFPDANAQLKVERKWKREDWYGTELKDKKLGIIGFGNIGSRVGKRMKAFEMEVIAYDPYINPAKATDVGIAYTRNFDEILSCDIITIHTPKNKETINMIDTPQIAKMKDGVILINCARGGLYNEDALYAALESGKVRWAGIDVFTKEPGTSNKLLDLKNIYVTPHIGANTLESQEKIAIQAAQAALEAARGSSFPNALNLPIKENELPNFMKAYLELVQKMAFFAIQVNKDEVRSITLEAEGEIKKYLASLSTFALVGILNATVGDKVNYVNAPYVAQERGIEVKLEGKESQGIYKNQIKLTLLTQEGKFSVSGTVFNENTPKIVNINNFALDIEPKGKMILFRNDDTPGVIGFVGTTLAKHNINIADFRLGRYGKEALALIIVDDAISQSVLDELASLEACISIKYAIL